Proteins encoded by one window of Rutidosis leptorrhynchoides isolate AG116_Rl617_1_P2 chromosome 7, CSIRO_AGI_Rlap_v1, whole genome shotgun sequence:
- the LOC139859124 gene encoding uncharacterized protein gives MSEKFHPALSISNIKNLVPITLDMEKVQYNSWAHLFNLHYKAYDVLDHIITVTLDSSSSSSDTTTTTTVTKDALWHCLDTLVLQWIYGTISNDLMNQILEDESDAANAWLRLQNIFQDNKNSRALYLQRQFNIIKLNDFPNCAAYCQEIKILADQLRNVGDNVNDDRMVLQLIAGLNKNFDTVGTYFTQLDKLPSFYDARSKLILEETRKKKQVSNNSASIDTALIADSSSKSTELTEPASFADRTHQSNFRSNNYRGRGGRRNNHAIRGGSSHPNRGRHGNLGRGRFFSQIHRVFNGRPTHLGPLFLNGLHNHIGLQHHAPIRLQIGLGPINRITTRLKF, from the coding sequence ATGTCTGAAAAGTTCCATCCTGCTCTTTCAATCTCCAATATAAAAAACCTTGTTCCTATTACACTTGATATGGAAAAAGTACAATATAATTCCTGGGCTCACCTTTTCAATTTGCACTACAAAGCTTATGATGTTCTCGATCACATCATCACTGTCACTCTTGATTCATCCTCATCTTCGTCTGATACTACCACAACCACCACTGTCACCAAGGATGCACTATGGCATTGTCTTGACACTCTTGTACTTCAATGGATATATGGGACCATCTCCAATGATCTCATGAATCAAATCCTTGAAGACGAATCTGATGCAGCCAATGCTTGGCTCCGCCTGCAAAACATTTTTCAAGATAACAAAAACTCCAGGGCTCTCTATCTACAACGCCAATTCAATATAATTAAACTAAATGATTTTCCCAACTGTGCTGCCTACTGTCAAGAAATCAAGATCTTAGCCGACCAACTTCGCAACGTTGGGGACAACGTTAACGATGATCGAATGGTGCTCCAACTTATAGCAGGTTTAAATAAAAATTTTGATACTGTAGGTACTTACTTCACCCAATTAGACAAGCTTCCATCCTTTTACGATGCCAGATCCAAACTCATCTTGGAAGAAACAAGAAAGAAGAAACAGGTAAGCAATAATTCGGCTTCAATTGATACTGCCCTAATTGCTGACTCGTCTTCCAAATCGACCGAACTCACTGAGCCTGCTTCTTTCGCTGACCGAACCCATCAATCCAATTTCCGGTCAAACAATTATCGAGGTCGCGGTGGTCGTAGAAATAATCATGCAATTCGTGGTGGTTCAAGCCACCCTAATCGGGGAAGACATGGTAATCTGGGTCGTGGCAGGTTCTTTTCCCAAATCCACAGGGTGTTCAATGGCAGGCCTACCCACCTTGGGCCTCTTTTCCTCAATGGACTTCACAACCATATTGGGCTTCAGCACCATGCCCCTATCCGATTGCAAATTGGACTCGGCCCAATCAACAGAATAACAACCAGACTGAAATTTTAG